The proteins below come from a single Brevundimonas sp. LM2 genomic window:
- a CDS encoding squalene/phytoene synthase family protein yields the protein MDGAADSLDAQVRAADPDRWLSSRFVGDLQARADLIVLYAFEAELMAIPTRVTQPLLAEMRYAWWREQLDGVWAGMARKGHPVLEALTDLVTRHALDRAPFEALIEAHIGRVHGEPHDLDAFYVGPMQTAVRLLSKTADVAAVVAAARVWGQVQTGQSVDAEARAEANRGLRSLPAEAFPAVAPAALRRADTAEGPRRLRLTWAVLRGRI from the coding sequence GTGGACGGCGCGGCCGACAGTCTGGATGCCCAGGTCCGCGCCGCCGATCCCGATCGCTGGCTGTCCAGCCGCTTCGTCGGCGATCTTCAGGCGCGCGCAGACCTGATCGTCCTCTACGCCTTCGAGGCCGAGCTGATGGCCATTCCCACACGCGTGACCCAGCCGCTGCTGGCCGAGATGCGCTATGCCTGGTGGCGCGAGCAGCTGGACGGGGTCTGGGCCGGCATGGCGCGGAAGGGCCATCCGGTGCTGGAGGCCCTGACCGATCTGGTCACCCGCCATGCCCTGGACCGCGCGCCGTTCGAGGCCCTGATCGAAGCCCATATCGGCCGCGTCCACGGCGAGCCGCACGACCTGGACGCCTTCTACGTCGGGCCGATGCAGACAGCGGTGCGGCTTCTGTCGAAGACCGCCGACGTCGCCGCCGTCGTCGCGGCGGCCCGGGTCTGGGGTCAGGTGCAGACCGGACAAAGCGTGGACGCCGAAGCCCGTGCCGAGGCCAACCGTGGGCTGCGGTCCCTGCCGGCCGAGGCCTTTCCCGCCGTCGCACCGGCGGCCTTGAGGCGCGCGGATACGGCCGAGGGGCCCCGGCGGCTGCGACTGACCTGGGCGGTGCTGCGAGGCCGAATCTAG
- the secF gene encoding protein translocase subunit SecF, which translates to MTWWPLIKVLPQKTNFHFVRYARVAAALSIVLCTASIIGCFYPGLNMGIDFRGGAVMELTKPNNEALDIAAVRESVAELGLGDVGVQGIDNASSAIVRFQVPDGQAQAAVVNRVQSTINEAVGPVTYSGVSVVGSKVSGELFTSGLLALGVAVLLMFAYIWFRFEPQFGFGAIAGLLHDVILTFGLIVLFKLEFSLNMVAAILTVIGYSMNDTVVVFDRLRENLRKYKTMPLREVIDLSLNETLSRTIITGVTAVMVLAALAIFGGEALFGFSIALMFGIIVGTYSSIYVGAPIILLWGVKRGELADDAKPVKLGMASRP; encoded by the coding sequence ATGACCTGGTGGCCTCTGATCAAGGTTCTTCCGCAGAAGACCAATTTCCACTTCGTCCGCTATGCGCGGGTCGCGGCGGCCCTGTCGATCGTGCTGTGCACGGCCTCGATCATCGGCTGTTTCTACCCTGGCCTGAACATGGGCATCGACTTCCGCGGCGGGGCCGTGATGGAGCTGACCAAGCCCAACAATGAAGCGCTCGACATTGCCGCGGTGCGCGAGTCGGTGGCCGAGCTGGGGCTGGGCGACGTCGGGGTCCAGGGCATCGACAACGCCTCCAGCGCCATCGTCCGTTTCCAGGTGCCGGACGGTCAGGCCCAGGCCGCGGTGGTCAACCGCGTCCAGAGCACGATCAACGAAGCCGTCGGGCCGGTCACCTATTCGGGTGTCAGCGTTGTCGGGTCCAAGGTCTCGGGCGAGCTGTTCACCTCGGGTCTTCTGGCCCTGGGCGTCGCGGTCCTGCTGATGTTCGCCTATATCTGGTTCCGCTTCGAGCCTCAGTTCGGTTTCGGAGCCATCGCCGGCCTGCTGCACGACGTGATCCTGACCTTCGGGCTGATCGTGCTGTTCAAGCTGGAGTTCAGCCTGAACATGGTCGCCGCCATCCTGACCGTGATCGGCTATTCGATGAACGACACCGTCGTGGTGTTCGACCGCCTCCGCGAGAACCTACGCAAGTACAAGACCATGCCGCTGCGCGAGGTGATCGACCTGTCGCTGAACGAGACCCTGTCGCGGACGATCATCACGGGCGTCACCGCCGTCATGGTGCTGGCGGCTTTGGCGATCTTTGGCGGCGAGGCGCTGTTCGGCTTCTCCATCGCCCTGATGTTCGGCATCATCGTCGGCACCTATTCGTCGATCTACGTCGGCGCGCCGATCATCCTCCTGTGGGGCGTCAAGCGCGGCGAGCTCGCCGACGACGCCAAGCCGGTCAAGCTGGGCATGGCCAGCCGGCCTTAG
- the secD gene encoding protein translocase subunit SecD has protein sequence MIQLSRWKVIVLAVALFFGVLLALPNVLSPAQRAALPGFMPKNALNLGLDLQGGSYLLLEVDVEAMRTKRVDNLIEDVRVALREAAIPTNQITREAGGAVITLADPARSEAAYEALRTLVGAAGPNGAPERVATRLPDGRVRLAFTQQTLDAMGPTAVDQSIEVVRRRIDSLGTREPSITRQGAERIVVQAPGESDPAALERVIGQTAQLTFQMVDSENSVQDAVAGRVPPDAELLLAEDGVTPFLIKKRVLVSGENLTRAGVGADQSGRPAIDFRFDGEGARRFGEATAANIGKPFAIVLDGKVISAPTIISPITGGTGQITGSYSIASASELVNLLNGGALPAPLTVEERRVVTAELGADAVENGKISTIIGFIIIVVFMILAYGFLFGGISVIGLVLNGLLIIAAMSLTQATLTLPGIAGLVLTFAVAVDANVLIYERMRDEARAGRSVIASLDAGFNKAMGTIIDANLTTLVAAMIMFIFGAGPVRGFAWTLTIGVFTSVFSSVLVAQVLLAYWLKIKRPKTLPIAESVR, from the coding sequence ATGATTCAGCTGTCCCGCTGGAAAGTCATCGTCCTTGCCGTCGCCCTGTTCTTCGGCGTGCTGCTGGCCCTGCCGAATGTGCTGAGCCCGGCCCAGCGCGCGGCGCTGCCCGGCTTCATGCCCAAGAACGCGCTGAACCTGGGCCTCGACCTGCAGGGCGGGTCGTACCTGCTGCTGGAAGTCGACGTCGAGGCGATGCGCACCAAGCGCGTCGACAATCTGATCGAGGACGTGCGGGTGGCGCTGCGCGAGGCCGCTATTCCGACCAATCAGATCACGCGCGAAGCCGGCGGAGCGGTCATCACCCTGGCCGATCCGGCCCGTTCGGAAGCCGCCTATGAGGCGCTGCGGACCCTGGTCGGTGCCGCCGGGCCCAACGGCGCGCCCGAGCGGGTCGCGACCCGCCTGCCGGACGGTCGCGTCCGCCTGGCCTTCACCCAGCAGACGCTGGACGCCATGGGCCCCACGGCCGTGGACCAGTCGATCGAGGTGGTCCGCCGCCGCATCGACAGCCTGGGCACGCGCGAACCCTCGATCACCCGTCAGGGCGCCGAGCGGATCGTGGTGCAGGCCCCGGGCGAAAGCGATCCCGCGGCCCTGGAGCGCGTCATCGGCCAGACCGCCCAGCTGACCTTCCAGATGGTCGACAGCGAGAACTCGGTTCAGGACGCCGTGGCGGGTCGGGTGCCCCCCGACGCCGAACTGCTGCTGGCCGAGGACGGCGTCACGCCGTTTCTGATCAAGAAGCGCGTGCTGGTCTCGGGCGAGAACCTGACCCGCGCGGGCGTCGGGGCCGACCAGAGCGGCCGGCCGGCCATCGACTTCCGCTTCGACGGCGAGGGCGCGCGGCGATTCGGCGAGGCCACGGCCGCCAACATCGGCAAGCCCTTCGCCATCGTCCTGGACGGCAAGGTCATCTCCGCGCCGACCATCATCAGCCCGATCACGGGCGGCACCGGCCAGATCACCGGCAGCTACAGCATCGCCTCGGCCTCCGAGCTGGTGAACCTGCTGAACGGCGGAGCCCTGCCGGCGCCGCTGACGGTCGAGGAGCGTCGCGTCGTCACCGCCGAGCTGGGGGCCGACGCGGTCGAGAACGGCAAGATCTCGACCATCATCGGCTTCATCATCATCGTCGTCTTCATGATCCTGGCCTACGGCTTCCTGTTCGGAGGCATCTCCGTCATCGGCCTGGTTCTGAACGGGCTGCTGATCATCGCCGCCATGTCCCTGACCCAGGCGACCCTGACCCTGCCGGGGATCGCCGGACTGGTGCTGACCTTCGCCGTGGCCGTGGACGCCAACGTGCTGATCTATGAGCGGATGCGCGACGAGGCGCGGGCCGGGCGGTCCGTGATCGCCAGCCTGGACGCCGGCTTTAACAAAGCCATGGGCACGATCATCGACGCCAACCTGACGACCCTGGTGGCCGCCATGATCATGTTCATCTTCGGGGCCGGACCCGTGCGCGGCTTCGCCTGGACCCTGACCATCGGGGTGTTCACTTCGGTGTTCTCGTCGGTACTGGTGGCCCAGGTGCTGCTGGCCTACTGGCTGAAGATCAAACGGCCCAAGACCCTGCCGATCGCGGAGAGCGTGCGATGA
- the yajC gene encoding preprotein translocase subunit YajC gives MQPTADGGLMAMIVQFVPFVAIFVLFYFLLIRPQQKRAKEHQALISAVKRGDTIVLSSGLIGKVTRVEEAEVNVEIAPSVNVRVVKGMIAEVRNRTAIAANDTKADTKAIAKS, from the coding sequence ATGCAACCTACCGCTGACGGCGGCCTGATGGCCATGATCGTGCAGTTCGTGCCTTTCGTGGCGATCTTCGTGCTGTTCTACTTCCTGCTGATCCGGCCGCAGCAGAAGCGGGCCAAGGAGCATCAGGCGCTGATCTCGGCGGTCAAGCGGGGCGACACCATCGTCCTGTCGTCGGGGCTGATCGGCAAGGTCACGCGCGTCGAAGAGGCCGAGGTCAATGTCGAGATCGCGCCCAGCGTCAACGTGCGCGTGGTCAAGGGCATGATCGCCGAGGTGCGCAACCGCACGGCCATCGCCGCCAACGACACCAAGGCCGACACCAAGGCCATCGCCAAGTCCTGA
- a CDS encoding peptidoglycan DD-metalloendopeptidase family protein produces MRVSNWLTAVLLVGGALATTACSTYPEGPRYSTRPMTGYGAGAAAAQPAYPAPTPPPYEAPPPSTAPYASIEGGALPPPSSNATTGALNGGGYTPPPPAYAPPASSRPVAAPAYNPPSAPVTVSAGAVYTIRSGDTISGVGRRFQTPVQTLIDLNGLGPRGTISAGQAIVLPDSAVDTGPDPYAMGPAPVGVMVPESGVLPPPPPPPSGNPAAPPPSRQPAASGVVGSAPTASSVALQWPLRGEVVRRFGPVGMGERNNGINIGASAGASVMASADGRVAYVGDDLVGQGLTVLIVHRDGWRTVYGHLGSATVSDGSDVRAGQQIGTVGLTAGDGRPSIHYETRRMQGDEPVAIDPLTVLPR; encoded by the coding sequence GTGCGGGTTTCGAATTGGCTGACGGCGGTGCTGCTCGTCGGCGGGGCTTTGGCGACGACGGCGTGTTCGACCTATCCGGAGGGACCGCGCTATTCGACGCGACCGATGACCGGATATGGAGCAGGTGCCGCGGCGGCCCAGCCGGCCTATCCGGCCCCCACTCCGCCACCGTATGAGGCGCCGCCGCCGTCCACTGCGCCCTATGCGAGCATCGAAGGTGGGGCCCTGCCGCCCCCGTCCTCAAACGCGACGACGGGAGCCTTGAACGGAGGCGGATACACGCCGCCGCCGCCCGCCTATGCGCCGCCCGCGTCTTCGCGGCCGGTCGCCGCCCCGGCCTACAATCCGCCCAGCGCGCCGGTCACGGTCAGCGCGGGCGCGGTCTATACGATCCGCAGCGGCGACACGATCTCCGGCGTCGGCCGGCGCTTCCAGACGCCGGTGCAGACCCTGATCGACCTGAACGGCCTGGGTCCGCGCGGCACCATCAGCGCCGGACAGGCCATCGTCCTGCCCGACAGCGCCGTCGACACCGGTCCGGACCCCTATGCCATGGGCCCCGCGCCGGTGGGCGTCATGGTGCCGGAATCCGGGGTGCTGCCGCCGCCCCCGCCGCCGCCCTCGGGCAATCCCGCCGCCCCGCCGCCCTCGAGGCAGCCCGCCGCCAGCGGCGTGGTCGGGTCGGCGCCCACCGCCTCCTCGGTCGCCCTGCAATGGCCGTTGCGCGGCGAGGTGGTGCGACGCTTCGGCCCCGTGGGCATGGGCGAGCGCAACAACGGGATCAACATCGGGGCCTCGGCGGGGGCGTCCGTCATGGCCTCGGCCGACGGCCGCGTGGCCTATGTCGGCGACGACCTGGTCGGGCAGGGGCTGACGGTCCTGATCGTGCACCGCGACGGCTGGCGCACGGTCTACGGTCATCTCGGCTCGGCGACGGTGTCGGACGGGTCGGACGTGCGCGCGGGCCAGCAGATCGGCACCGTGGGCCTGACCGCCGGCGACGGGCGACCGTCGATCCACTACGAGACCCGCCGGATGCAGGGCGACGAGCCGGTGGCGATCGACCCCCTGACCGTCTTGCCCCGCTAG
- a CDS encoding protein-L-isoaspartate(D-aspartate) O-methyltransferase yields the protein MKLNDDRAGRLILSLRQQGVTDPKVLAAMESIDRAVFVHEKFLDQAWEDQALPIDCAQTISQPYIVGLMTQALQVEPRHRVLEIGTGSGYQCAVLSRLARYVYSVERYRSLMVEAEGRLRTLGIDNVITRHTDGGLGWPEQAPFDRIMVTAASPTEPTELLKQLKPGGVLVAPVGRTSVQMLHRYTGQDDGSFRRESLCEVRFVPLVEGTAKEG from the coding sequence ATGAAACTCAACGACGACCGCGCGGGCCGGCTGATCCTGTCGCTGCGCCAGCAGGGGGTGACCGATCCCAAGGTGCTGGCGGCGATGGAGTCGATCGACCGCGCCGTCTTCGTGCACGAGAAATTCCTCGACCAGGCGTGGGAGGATCAGGCCCTGCCGATCGACTGCGCCCAGACCATCAGCCAGCCCTATATCGTCGGCCTGATGACCCAGGCCCTGCAGGTCGAGCCGCGCCACCGGGTGCTCGAGATCGGCACCGGCAGCGGCTACCAGTGCGCGGTGCTGAGCCGGCTGGCGCGCTACGTCTATTCGGTCGAACGCTATCGCAGCCTGATGGTGGAGGCGGAAGGCCGGCTGCGCACGCTGGGCATCGACAACGTCATCACCCGCCATACGGACGGCGGCCTCGGCTGGCCGGAACAGGCCCCGTTCGACCGGATCATGGTCACGGCGGCCTCGCCAACCGAGCCGACCGAACTGCTGAAACAGCTTAAGCCGGGCGGGGTGCTGGTCGCGCCCGTGGGCCGCACCTCGGTGCAGATGCTGCACCGCTATACCGGCCAGGACGACGGCTCGTTCCGCCGCGAGAGCCTGTGCGAGGTCCGGTTCGTGCCGCTGGTCGAGGGGACGGCCAAGGAGGGATGA
- the surE gene encoding 5'/3'-nucleotidase SurE yields MRILLTNDDGIEAEGLACLERIARTLSDDVWVVAPHEEQSGKGRGMTLTEPLRVNRFGDKRFSVTGTPTDCIVLAVGDLLPEKPDLVLSGVNRGHNVGEDCSYSGTVAGALQGMAFGIRSIALSQSLERYHDDVSPHWDTAEAFAPAIISRLLAETWEPGVVMNLNFPARSPETVTEVEVTVQGFRGIGEMHAVKRTDMRGRDYYWMSFRGAKQDHAPGTDLRAMDDGKISVTPLHIDLTHKPSVHDLKAVLGGAPPKALAG; encoded by the coding sequence ATGCGTATCCTCCTCACCAACGACGACGGCATCGAGGCCGAGGGGCTGGCCTGTCTCGAACGCATCGCGCGGACGCTGAGCGACGACGTCTGGGTCGTGGCCCCGCATGAGGAACAGTCGGGCAAGGGGCGGGGCATGACCCTGACCGAGCCGCTGCGGGTCAACCGGTTCGGCGACAAGCGGTTCTCGGTCACGGGGACGCCGACGGACTGTATCGTGCTGGCGGTCGGGGACCTGCTGCCCGAGAAGCCCGATCTCGTGCTGTCCGGGGTCAACCGGGGGCACAATGTGGGCGAGGACTGCTCCTATTCCGGGACGGTCGCGGGCGCGCTGCAGGGCATGGCCTTCGGCATCCGCTCGATCGCGCTCAGCCAGTCGCTGGAGCGGTATCACGACGACGTCAGTCCCCACTGGGACACGGCCGAGGCCTTCGCCCCCGCCATCATCAGCCGACTGCTGGCCGAGACCTGGGAACCGGGCGTGGTGATGAACCTGAATTTCCCGGCCCGGTCGCCCGAGACTGTGACGGAAGTCGAGGTCACGGTGCAGGGCTTCCGCGGCATCGGCGAGATGCATGCGGTCAAGCGGACCGACATGCGCGGCCGCGACTACTACTGGATGAGCTTTCGCGGGGCGAAGCAGGACCATGCGCCGGGAACGGACCTGCGCGCCATGGACGACGGCAAGATCTCCGTCACGCCGCTGCACATCGACCTGACCCACAAGCCCAGCGTGCACGACCTGAAGGCCGTGCTGGGCGGGGCTCCGCCGAAGGCGCTGGCGGGATGA
- the serS gene encoding serine--tRNA ligase encodes MHDIRAIRETPEAFVAGWSARGVDDADALVAEILSLDTELRAAQTAGQEALSKRNAASKLIGAAMGRKDMAEADRLKGEVEGLKGEIAAAEAVEAEKGKALRDLLAAQKNLAAADVPEGEDEAGNVEVSVWGEPRLTGPAKDHADLGEALGLLDFEAAARMSGARFAVLKGGLARLERAIGQFMLDLQTTEHGYLEVNPPYLVRDEAMFGTGQLPKFEDDLFRVGEHLLIPTAEVSLTNLVREQITAEEELPLRLTALTPCFRAEAGSAGRDTRGLIRQHQFHKVELVSITRPEDSDAEHERMTTCAEAVLQRLELPYRRMLLCQGDMGFSARKTFDLEVWLPSQGTYREISSISNCGDFQARRMDARFKRSGGGKPEFVHTLNGSGLAVGRTLVAIMENYQDEGGRIAVPDVLVPYMPRGMTHVG; translated from the coding sequence ATGCATGACATCCGCGCCATTCGAGAGACGCCCGAAGCCTTCGTGGCGGGCTGGTCGGCGCGGGGGGTGGACGATGCGGACGCGCTGGTCGCCGAGATCCTGAGCCTGGATACGGAACTGCGCGCGGCCCAGACGGCGGGGCAGGAGGCGCTGAGCAAGCGCAACGCCGCCTCCAAGCTGATCGGGGCCGCCATGGGCCGGAAGGACATGGCCGAGGCCGACCGGCTGAAGGGCGAGGTCGAGGGGCTGAAGGGCGAGATCGCGGCGGCGGAGGCCGTCGAGGCGGAGAAGGGCAAGGCCCTGCGCGACCTTCTGGCGGCGCAGAAGAACCTGGCGGCGGCCGACGTGCCGGAGGGCGAGGACGAGGCGGGCAATGTCGAGGTCTCGGTCTGGGGCGAACCCCGGCTCACGGGGCCGGCCAAGGACCATGCCGACCTGGGCGAGGCGCTGGGGCTGCTGGACTTCGAGGCGGCGGCGCGGATGTCGGGGGCGCGGTTCGCCGTGCTGAAGGGCGGGCTGGCGCGGCTGGAACGCGCCATCGGCCAGTTCATGCTGGACCTGCAGACGACCGAGCACGGCTATCTGGAGGTCAATCCGCCCTATCTGGTGCGCGATGAGGCGATGTTCGGGACGGGGCAGTTGCCGAAGTTCGAGGATGATCTGTTCCGCGTCGGCGAGCATCTTTTGATCCCCACCGCCGAAGTCTCCCTGACCAATCTCGTCCGCGAGCAGATCACGGCGGAGGAGGAACTGCCCCTGCGCCTCACCGCCCTGACGCCCTGTTTCCGGGCCGAGGCGGGGTCGGCGGGGCGGGACACGCGCGGGCTGATCCGCCAGCACCAGTTCCACAAGGTCGAGCTGGTCTCCATCACCCGGCCCGAGGACTCCGACGCCGAGCACGAGCGGATGACCACCTGCGCCGAGGCGGTGCTGCAGAGGCTGGAGCTGCCCTATCGCCGCATGCTGCTGTGCCAGGGCGACATGGGCTTCTCGGCGCGAAAGACCTTCGACCTAGAGGTCTGGCTGCCCAGCCAGGGGACCTATCGCGAGATCAGCTCCATCTCCAACTGCGGGGATTTCCAGGCGCGGCGCATGGACGCGCGGTTCAAGCGCTCGGGCGGCGGCAAGCCGGAGTTCGTGCATACGCTGAACGGCTCGGGCCTCGCGGTCGGTCGGACCCTGGTGGCGATCATGGAAAACTATCAGGACGAGGGCGGGCGGATCGCCGTGCCGGACGTTCTGGTGCCCTACATGCCGAGGGGAATGACCCATGTGGGGTGA
- a CDS encoding HIT family protein gives MTLHAPYDPSNIFARILRGEIPAVTVWEDDQVLAFMDVFPQSEGHVLVISKTSTARNLLEVDPETLSTLTAAVQRTARAVVKALSPDGFSIMQFNGEAGGQTVFHLHVHIIPRWTDRPMTGHGQAGMADMDQLKATAAKIASALD, from the coding sequence ATGACCCTCCATGCCCCCTACGACCCGTCCAACATCTTCGCCAGGATCCTGCGCGGCGAGATCCCCGCCGTCACCGTCTGGGAGGACGACCAGGTCCTCGCCTTCATGGACGTCTTCCCCCAGTCCGAGGGCCATGTGCTGGTGATCTCCAAGACGTCGACCGCACGCAATCTGCTGGAGGTCGACCCCGAGACCCTGTCCACCCTGACCGCCGCCGTCCAGCGGACCGCCCGCGCCGTGGTCAAGGCCCTGTCGCCCGACGGCTTCTCGATCATGCAGTTCAACGGCGAGGCCGGTGGCCAGACCGTCTTCCACCTGCACGTCCACATCATCCCGCGCTGGACCGACCGGCCGATGACGGGCCACGGTCAGGCCGGCATGGCGGACATGGACCAGCTGAAGGCCACGGCGGCAAAGATCGCTTCCGCTTTGGACTAG
- a CDS encoding DMT family protein, translated as MPNASYILPVVMLALSNVFMTVAWYGHLKFGSKPLWIVVIVSWGIAFFEYCLAVPANRIGHSVYSAAELKTMQEVITLLVFAVFSVTVLGERLTLNHACGFALIFAGAWFVFRGPF; from the coding sequence ATGCCGAACGCCTCCTACATCCTGCCCGTGGTCATGCTGGCGCTGTCCAATGTGTTCATGACGGTGGCCTGGTACGGCCATCTCAAGTTCGGGTCCAAGCCGCTGTGGATCGTGGTGATCGTCAGCTGGGGGATCGCCTTCTTCGAATACTGTCTGGCGGTGCCGGCCAACCGGATCGGGCATTCGGTCTATTCGGCGGCGGAGCTGAAGACGATGCAGGAGGTGATCACCCTGCTGGTCTTCGCGGTCTTCTCGGTGACGGTGCTGGGCGAGCGGCTGACGCTGAACCACGCCTGCGGCTTCGCCCTGATCTTCGCCGGGGCCTGGTTCGTGTTCCGGGGGCCGTTCTAG
- a CDS encoding glycosyltransferase family 2 protein, with product MQPSIPDAASAGPARLTVVVPTYNERGNVTALLKKLTLALAGLSWRVVFVDDNSKDGTARLARKHAVRNPNIQCLQRIGRRGLSGAVIEGVLASATDYVAVIDGDLQHDETLLPRMLARAQAEDADLVIASRFLDAETKVRGLSAYRLAGSRLATLLGRVVLRTRVNDPMSGYFLIRRARVEAVAERLSPEGFKVLFDIIASSPQPLRIIEMGYEFGDRGGGQSKMDRRVVLDYLSLVVAKLSRDLIAPRMVIFLAVGASGVIVHLGVLRALLFLGFTQAQFIAAATAMTTNYLLNNSLTYRDRRKSGVALLTGYVRFCVVCSLGLAANVTVASLVSEHGEVWWLAGIAGAAVGALWNYVASSLAVWR from the coding sequence GTGCAACCATCGATTCCCGATGCCGCATCGGCCGGCCCGGCGCGCCTGACCGTCGTCGTCCCCACCTATAATGAGCGCGGCAACGTCACCGCCCTGCTGAAGAAACTGACCCTGGCCCTGGCTGGTCTGTCGTGGCGCGTGGTCTTCGTCGACGACAATTCGAAGGACGGCACGGCCCGGCTGGCGCGCAAACATGCGGTGCGCAATCCCAACATCCAGTGCCTGCAGCGGATCGGGCGGCGCGGCCTGTCCGGGGCGGTGATCGAGGGGGTGCTGGCCAGCGCGACCGACTATGTCGCCGTGATCGACGGCGACCTGCAGCACGACGAGACCCTGCTGCCCCGGATGCTGGCCCGGGCCCAGGCCGAGGACGCCGACCTGGTGATCGCCAGCCGGTTTCTCGACGCCGAGACGAAGGTCCGCGGCCTCAGCGCCTACCGTCTGGCGGGCAGCCGGCTGGCGACCCTGCTGGGGCGCGTCGTGCTACGGACCCGGGTCAACGACCCGATGAGCGGCTATTTCCTGATCCGTCGCGCGCGGGTGGAGGCCGTCGCCGAGCGTTTGTCACCCGAAGGCTTCAAGGTGCTGTTCGACATCATCGCCTCCTCCCCTCAACCCCTGCGGATCATTGAAATGGGCTATGAATTCGGCGACCGCGGCGGGGGCCAGAGCAAGATGGATCGCCGCGTCGTGCTCGACTACCTCAGCCTTGTGGTGGCCAAGCTCAGCCGCGACCTGATCGCGCCGCGGATGGTGATCTTCCTGGCTGTCGGTGCCAGCGGCGTCATCGTGCATCTGGGGGTGCTGCGGGCTCTGCTGTTCCTGGGCTTCACCCAGGCCCAATTCATCGCCGCCGCCACCGCCATGACCACCAACTACCTGCTGAACAACAGCCTGACCTACCGCGACCGGCGCAAGAGCGGGGTCGCCCTTCTGACCGGCTACGTCCGGTTCTGCGTCGTCTGCAGCCTGGGCCTGGCCGCCAATGTCACGGTCGCCAGCCTGGTCAGCGAGCACGGCGAGGTCTGGTGGCTGGCCGGCATCGCCGGGGCCGCGGTCGGGGCCCTGTGGAACTATGTCGCCTCCTCCCTCGCCGTCTGGCGCTGA